The candidate division KSB1 bacterium nucleotide sequence TGGCGTGGATAAACGGCAAGCCGGCAAAGCTGACATCCTCGAACGGGCCGCCGCGCAGTTGCTTGTACTTGTCCGGCACAAACACCGCCACCCCGCGCACGCCCACATCGATCCCAAGAATGCTGTGCAGGTCGGCCGTGTGAAAGGTGCCGCCGGCAGAGAAGGAGCTGAACAGTTTGAGCACCTGGTCAATGTCGTCCGGGCCGACGTAAAAGTTCTGCGCCTGGAGGTGTGGCCCCAAGAAGAGCACCCCCGCCACGAGTACTGCCACGTACAGTTTGCGCATGGTCACCTCCGCGTTGGGTCCTGGTACTTGGCCAAGAGCTCTCTTGCCCTGGCCTTCTCCCTCTCCGTGAGCTGGCCGGAACACAAACTCACACCAAAAACGCGTGCGAACCCTTTGGCAAGCGCTGCAGCCATCTCCGCAAAGCTCACTGTGCGGCCGGCGATTTCGCTCACTGCCGCCGTCCGCTGCCGCAGGTATTCGCGATAGCGTGCGCGCTTTTCCTCATCCAGCCCAGCTAAGTAGTCCACCAGACACAGGTGTGCAGAGCCCAGGAGAATTGAGCCGTGTTGCAGCAACGCCCCCTCGTAACGGCGCTGCGCGCTCCCCACCAACTTGCGTCCCTGCCACAGGACTTCATTGCGCACCGAGCTGGAGAAGCACGGCACGGAAAACTCGGCACGCCGGTAATCCACC carries:
- a CDS encoding lipoate--protein ligase family protein encodes the protein MAVDEAMAMEATQGVTTPTLRVFAWAPPCISLGYHQRAEEIDVERCLADGIGLVRRPTGGRAILHDEELTYSVVIPAGSPWFGEEVAQTYELISLALVEGLHSLGVAARFERAQQTQVDYRRAEFSVPCFSSSVRNEVLWQGRKLVGSAQRRYEGALLQHGSILLGSAHLCLVDYLAGLDEEKRARYREYLRQRTAAVSEIAGRTVSFAEMAAALAKGFARVFGVSLCSGQLTEREKARARELLAKYQDPTRR